GGCCCTGGTGGTTGGGGTGTTGTCGTCTACTTTGATGATGGTTCGGTGCATGAAATGGGCGATGCTGCTGCTAAAACCACTAATAACAAAATGGAAATGCAAGCGGCGATCGCAGCTTTATCTTTCCTCAAAGCATCAGGACAAACTCAAGCGATCACTCTCTATAGTGATAGTGAGTACCTGATTAACTGTGTAAATAAATGGATCAAAACCTGGAAAAGAAAAGGCTGGAAAAAGGCAGATGGTAGTCCTGTTCTGAACCGAGACTTGCTAGAACAACTTGAGCAACTCAATAGCCGTCAGGTAAAATGGCAACACGTCCGTGGTCATGCTGGTAACGAAGGCAACGAACGCTGTGATGCGATCGCTCGTGCTTTTGCTAGTGGCAAAACTCCGTTGTTGCAAAAAATTTCTGATATCAGTTTATTTGATGATTTTTTACAGACATCAACTGATGTTGTGGTAGCAAGTGTATCTGATTGTGATCCCGAATCGATGATAATTAACAAAAACACACCAGAGATCAGTACCCTTGCATCAGAAATAACT
Above is a genomic segment from Fischerella sp. JS2 containing:
- the rnhA gene encoding ribonuclease HI, with the translated sequence MSCQHTIASIYTDGACIGNPGPGGWGVVVYFDDGSVHEMGDAAAKTTNNKMEMQAAIAALSFLKASGQTQAITLYSDSEYLINCVNKWIKTWKRKGWKKADGSPVLNRDLLEQLEQLNSRQVKWQHVRGHAGNEGNERCDAIARAFASGKTPLLQKISDISLFDDFLQTSTDVVVASVSDCDPESMIINKNTPEISTLASEITMTDTSNHLTTLSHEELPREMRVVQLRNLVETLRIADEIAEKGYLITSSELADLMDVHASAVTSRGDQWRWRNWIVSRVRREGNQILWELERGDHLNDENDS